A genomic window from Planococcus rifietoensis includes:
- a CDS encoding phage tail protein, producing MKERFQADIGANIREFQQKLKQVDAQIRKTASGVDVQISANIRNFLAKVAAIDAKKKEIQRGDSEVTITAAIQGFMRGAALVRAQALALGKKRIVIPIRAGFSNYKNVMGQIANFSRNIGEVASVMGRGGLMFLSPAAVPVVASAIGLIGQLGPMIGTILGSTFALATSFGAAGIGAAGFATVAIPALKGVFDKASEITDLEMKIADAKAAGDIEKANEHLAEMNRIFKDMSGPQLEAHSALRDFQETFRKLVKDMEPGVLTAFSGGLTGLTGVFGLARPMIENVVTSVNNLMDSFNRSLETQDVKDFFSFLGDFAGPALETITQAAGNFVMGLFNMMEAFGPLATETQNSFLKMSESFRQWADGLSESEKFQSFVNYVSENMPKIRSIFSDAFQGIINTFAAFAPSSADMMSSLQDMMERFKKWSAALSESQGFQNFIDYIKTNGPVVVSTIGEIVTFIKNLGVALAPAGEKILEMVNSFTSWSNKMMEAHPWFGKIAAGALVLVGGLIALSPVILLAKALFGGLSLSMIKLIAKLTWTATMWTAKWLLMGTKALFHAARMAAAWVIALGPIGWISAIIIGLAILIIANWDKISTWTKTAWTVISALVTAAVDKIMAWIQEKFPAVYTIIQAYMTAVQEVISAVWEYIKGTFSNVLAFLKALVKGDFEGMKTAVSDQMELIKSTISRIWDAVKGYIGTVLSTIFGKVKEIFNQIKEAAVQKTIEMANKVVGKMLLLKNQALAKWIELKTKALITINELKQKATDYFVDLANKIVGKVLLLKNQALAKWAELKVKTLIKINELKQEAADLFEQIKNKIKEKMSNAVQEVGKAVAKMPGKVLEFVDDMVSAGADLVGGVISGIKSKISEGLGVIGGLATSLISRFKKDTDTHSPSRAFANVAKWFAPGIVQGINKTSGQAFRAVTELSSGLSNAFSPQLAMADMRASAQLDTSLNRADMGVVRKSFAAEIEPVEVYQGDTVFNINGREFARATADDMKDEMDRNSYQRNATSRRRGTN from the coding sequence ATGAAAGAACGTTTCCAAGCCGATATAGGGGCGAATATTCGCGAATTTCAGCAAAAGCTCAAGCAAGTGGATGCTCAGATTCGCAAGACGGCCAGCGGCGTTGATGTTCAAATTTCGGCTAATATCCGAAACTTCCTAGCCAAAGTAGCGGCGATCGACGCTAAGAAAAAAGAGATTCAAAGAGGCGACAGCGAAGTAACGATCACAGCAGCGATTCAAGGCTTCATGCGTGGTGCAGCTCTAGTGAGAGCTCAAGCACTCGCCTTGGGCAAGAAGCGCATTGTGATTCCAATTCGTGCAGGATTTAGTAACTATAAAAACGTAATGGGGCAAATTGCGAATTTCTCACGAAATATTGGTGAAGTCGCATCTGTCATGGGCAGAGGAGGATTAATGTTCCTGAGTCCTGCGGCGGTGCCTGTCGTCGCTTCGGCAATTGGCTTGATTGGGCAGCTCGGCCCAATGATCGGCACGATACTCGGATCAACTTTTGCGCTTGCTACTTCATTTGGCGCAGCGGGTATTGGCGCGGCTGGATTTGCAACAGTTGCAATACCAGCGCTCAAAGGTGTATTCGACAAAGCGAGTGAAATCACCGATTTAGAAATGAAAATAGCCGATGCAAAAGCAGCCGGTGATATTGAAAAAGCAAATGAGCATCTTGCAGAAATGAATCGTATCTTCAAGGATATGAGTGGCCCCCAGTTAGAAGCGCACTCTGCATTACGCGACTTCCAGGAGACGTTCCGTAAGTTAGTGAAGGACATGGAGCCTGGCGTCTTAACGGCGTTTAGTGGAGGGCTCACAGGGCTTACTGGCGTATTCGGTTTGGCTCGTCCGATGATTGAGAATGTTGTAACATCCGTGAACAATCTGATGGATTCATTTAATCGCAGCTTGGAGACACAAGACGTAAAAGACTTCTTCAGTTTCTTAGGTGACTTTGCAGGGCCAGCACTCGAAACCATCACACAAGCAGCCGGCAACTTCGTCATGGGCTTATTCAATATGATGGAGGCTTTTGGTCCGCTGGCCACCGAAACGCAAAACAGCTTTTTGAAAATGTCCGAATCGTTCCGGCAATGGGCGGATGGGCTAAGCGAAAGCGAGAAGTTCCAATCGTTTGTGAACTATGTGAGCGAGAACATGCCAAAGATTCGGTCCATCTTCAGCGATGCGTTTCAGGGCATCATCAATACATTTGCGGCATTCGCACCATCATCAGCAGATATGATGAGTAGCCTGCAAGATATGATGGAACGCTTTAAAAAATGGTCGGCAGCACTCAGCGAAAGTCAAGGCTTCCAAAACTTCATCGATTATATTAAGACGAATGGTCCGGTCGTAGTATCAACGATAGGCGAAATCGTAACTTTCATCAAAAATCTTGGTGTCGCGTTAGCTCCTGCGGGCGAGAAAATATTAGAAATGGTTAATTCCTTTACTTCGTGGTCCAACAAAATGATGGAGGCTCATCCATGGTTCGGGAAGATAGCCGCAGGCGCTCTCGTCTTAGTGGGCGGCCTGATAGCTCTTAGCCCGGTCATCTTACTGGCGAAAGCATTATTTGGCGGCTTGTCACTATCAATGATCAAACTCATCGCTAAACTTACTTGGACTGCAACTATGTGGACGGCCAAGTGGTTGCTTATGGGCACGAAAGCTCTTTTCCATGCAGCACGAATGGCAGCGGCATGGGTGATCGCACTAGGGCCGATAGGATGGATTTCTGCGATTATCATTGGCTTGGCAATATTAATTATCGCCAACTGGGACAAAATCTCAACGTGGACAAAAACCGCATGGACTGTTATCTCTGCACTAGTAACAGCAGCAGTAGATAAAATCATGGCATGGATCCAAGAGAAGTTCCCAGCAGTTTATACGATTATTCAGGCATACATGACAGCAGTACAGGAAGTTATCTCGGCGGTGTGGGAGTATATTAAAGGAACTTTTTCAAATGTTCTTGCCTTCTTAAAAGCACTTGTAAAAGGTGACTTTGAGGGTATGAAAACAGCGGTATCAGACCAAATGGAACTAATTAAATCAACAATTTCGCGGATCTGGGATGCTGTTAAGGGCTATATAGGCACAGTCCTATCAACAATATTTGGAAAAGTAAAAGAAATTTTCAATCAAATCAAAGAAGCGGCAGTTCAAAAAACCATAGAAATGGCTAATAAAGTCGTGGGGAAAATGCTGCTCTTGAAAAACCAAGCGTTAGCCAAGTGGATTGAACTGAAAACCAAAGCGTTGATTACAATTAATGAATTGAAACAAAAGGCAACAGACTATTTCGTTGATCTAGCGAATAAGATCGTTGGGAAAGTCTTGCTTTTGAAGAATCAGGCTTTGGCCAAGTGGGCAGAGCTCAAAGTAAAAACGCTGATAAAGATAAACGAACTGAAACAAGAGGCGGCAGATCTCTTTGAGCAAATCAAAAACAAAATCAAAGAGAAAATGAGCAATGCTGTTCAAGAAGTCGGCAAGGCTGTTGCAAAAATGCCGGGCAAAGTGCTTGAATTTGTTGATGATATGGTATCGGCTGGCGCTGATTTAGTAGGTGGCGTAATTTCCGGTATCAAATCTAAGATTTCTGAAGGGCTGGGAGTTATCGGTGGATTAGCAACAAGTTTGATCAGTCGATTCAAGAAAGATACCGATACACACTCGCCTTCCCGTGCCTTTGCAAACGTGGCTAAGTGGTTCGCACCAGGTATTGTTCAAGGGATTAATAAGACTAGTGGACAGGCGTTCCGAGCCGTGACTGAGCTATCCAGCGGATTGAGCAATGCTTTTAGTCCTCAATTGGCGATGGCTGACATGCGCGCCTCTGCACAGCTCGACACATCTCTCAACAGAGCAGATATGGGAGTTGTGCGTAAGTCTTTCGCTGCTGAAATCGAACCGGTGGAAGTCTACCAAGGCGATACTGTGTTTAATATCAACGGGCGCGAATTTGCGCGCGCTACAGCGGACGACATGAAAGATGAAATGGATCGCAATTCATATCAACGGAATGCGACCAGCAGAAGAAGGGGGACAAATTAA
- a CDS encoding tail assembly chaperone has translation MAFLKVDGKDFEGKCNFRFSKLADKKYSKKKEDSDPDNGFDTVFNGLMQFDNDALVAFWDCALDYDPKNKPKVAEIEVALEERFEEDGDTEAAFKEAYEAIDESAFFKKKVQKYWKNIELMKDFGKNEEEREMNKKSYLFMQEAKKEIKA, from the coding sequence ATGGCATTTCTTAAAGTAGACGGGAAAGACTTCGAAGGTAAATGCAATTTTAGATTCAGCAAATTGGCTGACAAAAAGTATTCGAAAAAGAAAGAGGACTCTGATCCAGATAACGGCTTCGATACAGTTTTCAACGGATTGATGCAGTTCGACAATGACGCGCTTGTGGCTTTCTGGGATTGCGCACTTGACTATGATCCTAAAAACAAGCCGAAAGTTGCTGAAATCGAAGTAGCGCTCGAGGAACGCTTTGAAGAAGACGGAGACACAGAGGCTGCATTCAAGGAAGCATACGAGGCGATTGATGAATCGGCTTTTTTCAAGAAAAAAGTTCAGAAATACTGGAAAAATATCGAGCTCATGAAAGACTTTGGCAAGAACGAGGAGGAGAGAGAGATGAACAAGAAGTCGTATCTCTTCATGCAGGAAGCGAAGAAGGAAATCAAGGCATAG